In Plasmodium vinckei vinckei genome assembly, chromosome: PVVCY_13, a single genomic region encodes these proteins:
- a CDS encoding nucleoside diphosphate hydrolase, putative has product MEDTINTSFEDNKDELVIIVDDKNNFVNYQPRKNMRLNNLWHRSSSIYVFTKIKNEYFIYIHKRSKIKDYCPSYYNIGFGGVLAKGENYLDNALKELEEESGIKKKPEQLFELGMYKCHSEYIKSYAMAYITFIDPDFTTVPQPNEVEFITRYSLKEFEKFFIKEKFTEISQGIYNNFKDKLTFENLEEIYKKIN; this is encoded by the exons ATGGAAGACACTATTAACACCAGCTTTGAAGATAACAAGGATGAACTTGTAATTATTGttgatgataaaaataattttgtcaACTATCAACCTCGTAAAAATATGCGATTAAATAACTTATGGCATAGATCATCATCAATTTATGTTTTCACTAAAAtcaaaaatgaatattttatatatatccataaaagatcaaaaataaaagattatTGTCCatcatattataatattggaTTTGGAGGTGTATTAGCAAAAGGTGAAAACTATTTAGACAATGCACTTAAAGAATTAGAAGAAGAAAGcggaataaaaaaaaaacctgAACAATTATTCGAATTGGGAATGTATAAATGCCATtctgaatatataaaatccTATGCTATGGCATAT aTCACATTTATAGATCCAGATTTTACGACAGTACCCCAACCAAATGAAGTGGAGTTTATCACAAGATATTCTTTGAaagaatttgaaaaattttttatcaaagaAAAGTTTACTGAAATAA GTCAaggtatatataacaaCTTTAAAGACAAATTGACATTTGAAAACTTGGaagaaatttataaaaaaattaattaa